A single window of Lutzomyia longipalpis isolate SR_M1_2022 chromosome 1, ASM2433408v1 DNA harbors:
- the LOC129793469 gene encoding protein tipE: MRSGSSELLLEQQQQEIRLRKARELAPAKKNAKVQRTWREKANFYVTSTLAFFSVTAGASLLFLVPLYVDPAISTLVFDFIDKPTLCTTTRREDLMGIFNCSWSSCREGCTSDMYRCTHIYVTYVDTTNLTLPIVVDATNQTTWIHLANYTELHPQSEEAQLLVNIKGCGYPPSVKCRNFTDLYGVEGAIFPCYFSKFNRTVVMTNYKREDQVSMIVNFFVVPFIITVISSVALCVLHCDCRCKRERHPRRRGLNRRPRIENLSDSSISTRVDMLTPAIEVYKQPL; encoded by the exons ATGAGGAGCGGCAGTTCGGAATTACTCCTCGAGCAGCAACAACAGGAAATCCGACTGCGGAAAGCGCGAGAACTGGCGCCAGCTAAGAAGAATGCCAAAGTACAGCGAACATGGCGCGAGAAGGCAAACTTCTACGTTACATCCACCCTGGCTTTCTTTTCGGTAACAGCTGGTGCATCGCTCCTATTCCTCGTACCACTCTACGTAGATCCAGCTATATCAACgcttgtttttgactttatcGACAAACCCACCCTGTGCACAACAACACGCCGTGAGGATCTCATGGGGATCTTCAATTGCTCCTGGAGCTCCTGCCGTGAGGGATGCACATCAGACATGTATCGCTGCACCCACATCTACGTCACCTACGTCGATACGACTAATCTCACACTACCCATTGTTGTCGACGCGACAAATCAAACCACATGGATCCATTTAGCCAACTACACCGAACTCCATCCGCAATCGGAGGAGGCACAGCTTCTCGTGAACATTAAGGGATGCGGCTACCCACCTAGTGTAAAGTGTCGAAACTTTACGGATCTCTACGGTGTCGAAGGTGCCATATTCCCGTGctacttttcaaaattcaaccGAACAGTGGTCATGACGAACTACAAGCGTGAGGATCAAGTGTCCatgattgtgaattttttcgtGGTGCCATTTATTATAACCGTTATATCATCAGTTGCGCTGTGCGTCTTGCATTGTGATTGTAggtgcaaaagggaaagacATCCGCGAAGACGTGGTCTCAATCGAAGGCCCAGGATAGAAAATTTaag tGATTCATCAATATCAACTCGTGTTGATATGCTAACACCAGCCATTGAAGTCTACAAACAACCCCTCTGA